One Tripterygium wilfordii isolate XIE 37 chromosome 10, ASM1340144v1, whole genome shotgun sequence DNA segment encodes these proteins:
- the LOC120007943 gene encoding protein ASYMMETRIC LEAVES 2-like yields the protein MASSSNSPCAACKFLRRKCQPECVFAPYFPPDQPQKFANVHKVFGASNVTKLLNELHPCQREDAVNSLAYEADMRLRDPVYGCVGVISLLQHQLRQLQMDLTCAKSELSKYQSLGITGQAGLIAAAAAAASNHNHNHQISNLIGGGGGGGGGHHYHHQFFPREHAHQHNQQQHQIMGNNNGAYDASLLAMNVSANIGPFHQPRAAAGDDRCSTINPS from the coding sequence ATGGCATCTTCATCCAACTCTCCGTGCGCTGCTTGCAAGTTCCTCAGACGGAAGTGCCAACCGGAGTGCGTGTTCGCTCCATACTTCCCTCCGGATCAGCCCCAAAAGTTTGCCAACGTCCACAAAGTCTTCGGGGCAAGCAACGTCACCAAGCTGCTAAACGAGTTGCACCCTTGCCAGCGTGAAGATGCTGTCAACTCCCTGGCCTACGAGGCAGACATGCGCCTCCGCGACCCTGTCTATGGCTGTGTGGGGGTCATTTCTCTGCTCCAGCACCAGCTCCGCCAACTCCAGATGGATCTCACCTGCGCCAAGTCCGAACTCTCCAAGTATCAGAGTTTAGGCATCACAGGCCAGGCTGGCCTCATCGCCGCAGCTGCAGCAGCCGCATCTAATCACAACCACAACCACCAGATCAGCAACCTCATTGGTGGTGGAGGCGGTGGTGGAGGGGGCCATCACTATCACCACCAGTTCTTCCCAAGGGAACACGCGCATCAACATAATCAGCAGCAACACCAGATAATGGGCAACAATAACGGCGCCTACGATGCAAGCCTTCTAGCTATGAATGTCTCCGCAAACATCGGCCCATTTCACCAACCCAGAGCTGCTGCAGGAGATGATCGCTGCAGCACCATTAATCCTTCCTAG